From a single Mycosarcoma maydis chromosome 2, whole genome shotgun sequence genomic region:
- a CDS encoding uncharacterized protein (related to Glucan 1,3-beta-glucosidase precursor) has translation MRLLPRDTSLNAVASALSLATANYKPIPQLPTANQSVVISDTNTGGRSTVTNKPNSFQVQKTGSTTDWTSTHNSSDWGVPSTLYVPVESLNQTAGESESADPARKLAASRKVGPGGCPYSAGYTPNGGWDKLPPPTFPAFDPVKATIMRYRQQQGVNLGAWFVQEGWMETDFMSCATGTKQAEFDILDGFGTSRDGLTSARAYMEKRWDTWITEDDFRNLAQQGINTVRLPIGYWSAGPYFTHYSPFEQYRSVYEFSWRYIARAINWAAKYDIGVIVDLHGAYGSQNGQAHSGLNDGNIEWYNSWNQGLTTELLVWLAKEISDVTNVIGIQLLNEPQNRDSYWQWLPTAMDAMRNASAYAKTIPLYFHDAFVLSKGAAFVQKRTDFVISDHHAYYVYTPSDQALTAQGHVTKLDGSIFGQFAEQSSIARRNLIVGEWSCALAWSSIKDSKNPSKDQTEFCQTQQDIWQTTGAGWTFWSYKMENCDQNSGWCFQSASKKFLQSNFSSWGIPVSTTLLGGVGNLTGDKLGPLSPIRTEISRVRLPTNSTALKSAKTFLAAGAPLDQDDDGDDISKVGPNGFGHSLFASDAGETGSQHKLERGVGSFTTFAARQAQQDRRAAAANATVAERGFSDGFYTSRILASSTDTLSRLGFANQYQMDTFNAYVSAGRFKPSDEAHYNARFVAGVQAAENAISYIVSSYAKTS, from the coding sequence ATGAGGCTCCTTCCCAGGGATACGAGCCTGAATGCTGTTGCCAGTGCCCTGTCGCTGGCCACCGCCAACTACAAGCCCATTCCTCAACTTCCGACTGCCAATCAGAGCGTGGTCATTTCGGATACCAACACAGGGGGACGCAGTACCGTAACCAACAAGCCCAACTCTTTCCAGGTTCAGAAGACAGGCTCCACCACGGACTGGACTtccactcacaactctTCCGACTGGGGTGTTCCCTCTACCTTGTACGTCCCCGTGGAGTCCCTTAACCAGACCGcaggcgagagcgagagcgctGATCCAGCTCGTAAGTTGGCAGCTTCACGCAAGGTTGGTCCCGGAGGATGCCCATACTCGGCCGGATATACTCCGAATGGCGGATGGGACAAGCTTCCCCCTCCCACTTTCCCTGCCTTTGACCCTGTCAAGGCAACGATCATGCGCTATCGACAACAGCAAGGTGTCAACCTCGGTGCCTGGTTCGTGCAGGAAGGCTGGATGGAGACCGACTTCATGTCCTGTGCTACAGGCACCAAGCAGGCCGAATTCGACATTCTGGACGGCTTTGGTACCTCAAGAGACGGTCTCACCTCGGCACGTGCCTACATGGAGAAGCGTTGGGACACGTGGATTACCGAAGACGACTTCCGCAACTTGGCGCAACAAGGTATCAACACGGTGCGCCTACCGATCGGCTATTGGTCCGCAGGTCCGTACTTCACCCACTACAGCCCGTTTGAGCAGTACAGGTCGGTTTACGAGTTCAGCTGGCGCTACATTGCGCGCGCCATCAACTGGGCTGCCAAGTACGACATTGGCGTCATTGTCGACCTCCACGGCGCCTACGGCTCGCAGAACGGTCAGGCTCACTCGGGTCTCAACGACGGCAACATCGAGTGGTACAACTCCTGGAACCAGGGTCTCACCACCGAGCTCCTCGTATGGCTCGCAAAGGAAATCTCGGATGTGACCAATGTGATTGGCATCCAACTCCTCAATGAGCCTCAGAATCGCGACAGCTACTGGCAGTGGTTGCCAACTGCTATGGATGCAATGCGCAATGCTTCAGCTTACGCAAAGACGATTCCGCTCTACTTCCACGATGCCTTTGTTCTCTCGAAGGGTGCTGCGTTTGTTCAAAAACGGACCGACTTTGTCATCTCGGACCACCACGCCTATTATGTCTACACTCCATCGGACCAGGCTCTGACTGCACAGGGACACGTTACAAAGCTTGACGGCTCCATCTTTGGCCAATTCGCCGAGCAATCTTCGATCGCTCGTCGCAACCTGATCGTAGGCGAATGGTCGTGCGCTCTTGCGTGGAGCTCGATCAAGGACAGCAAGAACCCCAGCAAGGACCAAACTGAATTCTGCCAAACGCAGCAAGACATCTGGCAGACCACTGGTGCCGGTTGGACGTTTTGGTCGTACAAGATGGAGAACTGCGACCAGAACTCTGGCTGGTGTTTCCAGAGCGCCTCGAAAAAGTTTTTGCAGAGCAACTTTTCATCATGGGGGATTCCGGTTTCTACGACTTTGCTGGGCGGCGTTGGGAACCTGACCGGCGACAAACTAGGTCCTCTTTCGCCTATTCGTACCGAGATCAGTCGTGTGCGTCTACCCACCAACAGTACCGCGCTGAAATCTGCCAAGACCTTCCTCGCTGCCGGTGCACcgctcgaccaagacgacgatggcgatgacATCAGCAAGGTGGGGCCGAACGGTTTTGGTCATTCGCTGTTCGCCTCTGACGCTGGTGAGACTGGTTCgcagcacaagctcgaacGCGGCGTTGGAAGCTTTACCACGTTTGCCGCGCGTCAGGCGCAGCAGGATcgtcgtgctgctgccgccaacGCTACTGTGGCTGAGCGCGGCTTTTCGGACGGCTTCTACACTTCACGCATCCTCGCGTCTTCCACCGACACGCTCTCGCGCCTCGGCTTCGCTAACCAGTACCAAATGGACACGTTCAACGCCTACGTCTCGGCAGGTCGCTTCAAGCccagcgacgaggcgcaCTACAACGCCCGCTTCGTCGCCGGCGTACAAGCTGCCGAAAACGCTATCAGCTATATCGTTTCGAGCTatgccaagacgagctAG
- a CDS encoding uncharacterized protein (related to golgi-specific brefeldin a-resistance guanine nucleotide exchange factor 1), producing the protein MPQPATQHTNPADPHDPKPTTASSAHIALRGMQRGATVDTASSSTAAARRLGLSLGIDARSDDPVSLLTAFATLRAQLRSCTALSSFPLPALLAPFLRVILSPRTSAPVTSAALQAVHKFLVYNIVTLSAPAAQIAVAEIAHATSHCRFEASEATTDELVLVRILSVMRELICEPTKLDSPLPNHFDPIHTRQPRTLADCLGDDSVCEMMETGLSMCCQTRLSEVLRRTAELSMTSMVRTLFSRLPLLSPSVDEFYPSTTDGPEREPEHATLAADPVGQDAELDEKKRRRMTMPDPTSNAFPAAAAHALDELREMGQEQDDEDQQAAASPTDAYSTLNESRQEKLISEVQASSQDEKQPTTPLFDQPQATPDTEAAPQDPATDASQQEAVTTPIQIKPFGLPAILEVCRVIVSLLDPNNLQHTNTMRRLGMSMLISILETSGRSIGDFPSLRALMQDTACKHLFTIARSDDTIPLSLSLRALSTMFETMREHLKLQHELFLNYLMDRLAPTFPLALEPWNERSFDSVAKRALAAEALTRTATPDLPAAALQVQPPPPPAPPAPPLPKSTDRAPATGEARELYLETFAQLFRNFDSERSAEYLVDLYLNYDCYTDCDNMYERVLHFLCRSIHAANPQSPLQQDSVQLFALDALLSFIAAIAERAETIQPNAAEQHAVLPGGLSAQALALQKAKKATILDGASRFNAKPKDGLAFLEKQGLLDYGDSALSREERIARFLKECPRLDKKLVGDYIGRPDNINVLEAFIRLFDFKDKPIAEALREMLESFRLPGESQQIERITQTFASTYFAAKPEGIATEDAVFILAYSVIMLNTDQHNPQNKRRMTVDDYRKNLRGINGGQDFAPELIGAVYESIRKREIVMPEEHAGQLGFEYTWKELLRRSRTAGSLVACKTTAFDRTMFEASWKPILSSIAFAFSTFSDEYMVERAISGIRQCGILASDFDLIEVFDFMVHTLASATGLLDSSVPQTLTSNPTVEVENQQVTVSPLSTRFGVNFKGQLAAVVLFTIANGNMDAIRTGWSDLFEIFKNLFAHGMLPASMVQMEDLADGPVPIPLKPKKIPGPSPQDPRAQGGGLFSTLSSYLLSPYSNTNEPAPYEATSEDIEATLSSVDCIASCRLEDLWRQVLQLSTESHLCAVHYLRFLIESLTVEKVLFRESAGWNTDGTSTPNSVHHGATSGPNGKDSGRPLAAAASASSSSSLTAGGAGSHAALAGSLPLSYDPRVPFLLELLTQIVTSGPSQQVAETWPWISEHITAVLRNARSYHPLMVEREVAALLRIITSIVAEESLRDQIFIALDLLRELPVDIRISGSKQLLAGLTRILSAHPTFVRSPTEWGLVFALIADNSNMRNADSARLAFDTTKAIVVGSTKFADQIDQMPRLSPDNFLPAVSQLVHFADGADTSAWRNMILREAPQRRTTITEKKEMAEAEKVQQERGVEAVGVLESLKSEIPRLIDIEAGMVSADRDEEQAKLDEIWSKYWLALLTGLARQWINAYAPVRSAAVTLLQRTLFCPQLVSDESLISPSRTALIRVVFSATLFPLIEDLLKPQVYQIDPPSAANKNGGMLEIRIRASALICKTFLHLLPHLAPSPSAVDQDANGHLAVEQEFGKLWLDVLDLMDRMINSTGGNAGRRNPLTEAIPENLKNVLLVMSTSQLLSPEGKGGMQKRLFDVTHDRLQRFLPGLFEEVFRPPTAAVVPVREREQSETAETEAAPSQQA; encoded by the coding sequence ATGCCTCAACCTGCCACGCAGCACACAAACCCGGCTGACCCCCATGATCCCAAACCCACCACCGCTTCCAGCGCTCACATCGCGCTTAGAGGTATGCAACGAGGAGCAACAGTCGACACCGCTTCAAGCTCaacagctgctgctagACGCCTCGGCTTGTCCCTTGGCATTGACGCTAGATCAGACGATCCCGTCAGCCTGCTCACTGCATTTGCAACGCTCCGAGCCCAACTCCGCTCCTGCACTGCCCTGTCCAGCTTCCCGCTTCCCGCCCTTCTGGCTCCCTTCCTGCGTGTGATTCTCAGCCCGCGCACTTCGGCCCCTGTCACCTCCGCCGCACTTCAAGCTGTCCACAAGTTCTTGGTCTACAACATTGTAACCTTGTCCGCCCCAGCTGCCCAGATCGCTGTCGCAGAGATCGCCCATGCCACCAGTCACTGCCGTTTCGAAGCCTCCGAAGCAaccaccgacgagctcgtcctGGTTCGCATCCTCTCGGTCATGCGTGAACTTATCTGCGAGCCCACCAAGCTTGACTCGCCCTTGCCCAACCACTTTGACCCCATTCACACAAGACAGCCGCGCACGCTCGCTGATTGCCTAGGCGATGACAGCGTCTGCGAGATGATGGAGACCGGCTTGTCCATGTGCTGCCAGACTCGCCTTTCCGAGGTACTCCGTCGCACAGCCGAGCTGTCCATGACTTCCATGGTCCGCACCCTCTTCAGCCGTCTTCCGCTTCTATCGCCATCCGTCGATGAATTCTATCCTTCCACCACAGATGGCCCTGAGCGTGAACCGGAGCATGCGACACTCGCTGCCGATCCCGTCGGTcaagatgccgagcttgacgaaAAGAAGCGCCGCAGAATGACCATGCCCGACCCCACCAGCAACGCTTTCcccgcagccgcagctcACGccctcgacgagctgcgcgagatgggacaagaacaagacgacgaagaccaacaggcagcagcgtcacCAACCGATGCATACAGCACACTGAACGAATCTCGACAAGAGAAGCTCATCTCAGAAGTCCAAGCTTCATCGCAAGACGAAAAACAACCAACGACACCACTTTTCGATCAGCCGCAGGCCACACCTGACACTGAGGCAGCACCTCAAGATCCCGCCACCGATGCGTCTCAACAAGAAGCGGTTACAACACCGATTCAGATCAAGCCCTTTGGACTACCGGCGATTCTTGAAGTTTGCCGCGTCATCGTCTCTCTCCTTGACCCCAACAACCTGCAACATACTAACACCATGCGCAGGCTCGGCATGTCCATGCTCATCTCTATCCTCGAAACCTCTGGCCGCTCCATCGGCGACTTTCCTTCGTTACGTGCCCTCATGCAGGATACCGCTTGCAAGCACCTCTTCACCATCGCACGCAGTGACGACACCATTCCGCTGTCACTGAGCCTGCGCGCTCTTTCCACCATGTTTGAGACCATGCGCGAGCACTTGAAGCTTCAGCAcgagctcttcctcaaCTATCTCATGGATCGCCTTGCTCCCACTTTCCCACTTGCACTCGAGCCCTGGAACGAGAGGTCTTTTGACAGTGTTGCCAAGCGTGCtcttgctgccgaggcCCTAACGCGCACCGCCACTCCAGATCTCCCTGCAGCTGCCTTACAGGTTCAaccaccgcctcctcctGCGCCACCTGCGCCGCCACTGCCAAAAAGCACGGATCGTGCACCCGCCACCGGAGAGGCTCGCGAGCTCTATCTCGAGACCTTTGCACAGCTCTTCCGCAACTTTGATTCGGAACGCTCCGCCGAATACCTTGTGGACCTCTACCTAAACTACGACTGCTATACGGACTGCGACAACATGTACGAGCGCGTGCTCCACTTTTTGTGTCGCAGCATCCATGCAGCCAATCCACAGAGCCCTTTGCAGCAAGACTCTGTACAGCTCTTCGCCCTCGATGCGCTCCTCTCCTTCATCGCGGCCATCGCAGAACGCGCCGAGACAATACAGCCCAATGCTGCCGAGCAGCATGCCGTCCTTCCAGGCGGCCTTTCGGCCCAAGCTCTGGCGCTTCAGAAGGCCAAAAAGGCGACCATCCTGGATGGTGCTAGTCGTTTCAACGCAAAGCCCAAAGATGGACTCGCCTTCCTCGAAAAGCAAGGTCTTCTCGACTATGGCGATTCCGCTCTCTCACGTGAGGAGAGGATCGCCCGTTTCCTCAAAGAATGCCCACGCCTTGACAAGAAACTCGTCGGCGACTACATTGGCCGCCCTGACAACATCAATGTGCTCGAAGCCTTCATTCGTCTGTTTGACTTCAAGGATAAGCCCATCGCCGAGGCGCTGCGAGAGATGCTCGAAAGCTTTCGTCTCCCTGGTGAATCGCAGCAAATCGAACGCATCACTCAGACGTTTGCATCCACCTACTTTGCTGCCAAGCCCGAGGGCATTGCCACCGAAGATGCTGTCTTTATTCTTGCCTACTCTGTCATCATGCTCAACACGGATCAGCACAACCCACAAAACAAGCGTCGCATGACGGTCGACGACTATCGCAAGAATCTTCGAGGCATCAATGGCGGCCAAGATTTTGCTCCCGAGCTGATCGGTGCTGTTTACGAGAGCATTCGCAAGCGCGAAATCGTCATGCCGGAAGAGCACGCTGGTCAGCTTGGCTTCGAGTATACCTGGAAAGAGTTGCTTAGGCGTTCGCGAACTGCCGGCAGCTTGGTCGCTTGTAAAACAACTGCCTTCGATCGTACTATGTTCGAGGCTAGCTGGAAGCCAATTCTTTCGAGCATCGCCTTCGCCTTCTCTACCTTCTCTGATGAGTACATGGTAGAGAGAGCAATCTCGGGTATTCGTCAATGCGGTATTCTCGCATCCGACTTTGATCTCATTGAGGTCTTTGACTTTATGGTGCACACGCTTGCAAGTGCTACCGGTCTACTTGACAGCTCGGTGCCACAAACCTTGACGAGCAATCCGACGGTCGAGGTTGAAAACCAGCAGGTCACCGTCAGTCCGCTCTCGACACGCTTTGGTGTCAACTTCAAGGGTCAACTTGCGGCAGTGGTCTTGTtcaccatcgccaacggCAACATGGACGCCATCCGCACCGGTTGGTCAGATTTATTCGAGATCTTCAAAAATTTGTTCGCACATGGCATGCTTCCTGCCTCTATGGTGCAGATGGAAGATCTCGCCGATGGCCCTGTCCCCATCCCGCTCAAGCCAAAGAAGATCCCCGGCCCTTCACCACAAGATCCGCGTGCTCAGGGTGGAGGCCTGTTCAGCACTCTCTCCTCGTACCTCTTGTCTCCATACTCAAACACGAACGAGCCTGCCCCGTATGAGGCCACCTCTGAAGACATTGAGGCGACCTTGAGTTCGGTAGACTGCATCGCTTCCTGCCGTCTCGAAGACCTGTGGCGACAGGTGCTTCAGCTTTCGACAGAGTCGCATCTATGCGCCGTCCACTATCTTCGCTTCCTCATCGAGTCGCTTACCGTCGAGAAAGTCCTCTTCCGCGAGTCGGCCGGCTGGAATACCGACGGCACCTCTACGCCGAATAGCGTGCATCATGGTGCGACCAGTGGCCCCAACGGCAAAGACTCGGGCAGGCcattggcagcagctgcttctgcttcgtcttcgAGTAGCCTCACAGCCGGTGGCGCCGGATCTCATGCTGCTTTGGCAGGAAGCTTGCCACTGAGCTATGATCCGCGAGTGCCTTTCCTCTTGGAGCTTTTGACCCAGATTGTCACTTCAGGTCCAAGTCAACAAGTCGCCGAGACGTGGCCGTGGATTTCGGAGCACATCACTGCTGTGCTTCGCAACGCCAGGTCGTACCACCCATTGATGGTGGAACGTGAGGTGGCGGCGCTTTTACGAATCATCACTTCCATAGTCGCCGAAGAATCGCTGCGTGATCAAATCTTTATTGCCCTCGATCTGCTACGCGAGCTGCCGGTTGACATCCGGATCTCTGGCtccaagcagctgctcgctgGTCTGACTCGCATTCTGTCAGCGCATCCAACCTTTGTGCGTTCTCCCACCGAGTGGGGCTTGGTATTTGCACTTATTGCCGACAACTCAAACATGCGCAACGCGGACTCGGCGCGGCTTGCGTTCGACACGACCAAAGCGATCGTTGTCGGGTCGACGAAATTTGCCGACCAGATTGATCAAATGCCCAGGCTGTCGCCGGATAACTTTTTGCCAGCTGTTTCGCAGCTGGTTCATTTTGCCGACGGAGCAGACACGAGCGCGTGGCGCAACATGATTTTGCGTGAAGCGCCGCAGCGCCGCACAACCATCACGGAAAAGAAGGAGATGGCCGAAGCTGAAAAGGTGCAGCAAGAGAGAGGTGTCGAAGCCGTCGGCGTACTCGAGTCGCTGAAGAGCGAGATTCCTCGCTTGATTGACATTGAAGCCGGCATGGTCAGTGCCGACAGGGACgaagagcaagccaagctggacgAAATATGGAGCAAGTACTGGCTAGCACTGCTCACGGGACTAGCGCGGCAATGGATCAACGCTTACGCTCCGGTTCGTTCAGCCGCCGTCACTTTGTTGCAACGAACTCTCTTTTGTCCACAACTTGTCTCGGACGAGTCGCTCATCTCCCCCTCACGTACGGCGCTGATTCGTGTCGTGTTTTCGGCTACGCTGTTTCCGTTGATCGAGGACTTGCTGAAACCGCAGGTGTATCAGATTGACCCACCCTCGGCAGCTAATAAAAACGGCGGCATGCTTGAGATCCGCATTCGCGCATCTGCGTTAATTTGCAAGACGTTCTTGCACCTACTACCGCATCTGGCGCCGTCGCCGTCAGCCGTAGACCAGGACGCCAATGGCCATCTCGCAGTCGAGCAAGAGTTTGGTAAGCTATGGTTGGATGTATTGGACCTCATGGATCGCATGATCAACTCCACTGGAGGAAATGCTGGCCGAAGAAATCCGCTTACAGAGGCCATACCGGAGAATCTCAAGAATGTCTTGTTGGTCATGTCGACCTCGCAGTTGCTGTCACCGGAAGGCAAAGGTGGGATGCAAAAGCGTTTGTTCGATGTGACGCACGATCGTCTGCAGCGCTTCCTGCCAGGCTTGTTCGAGGAGGTTTTCCGACCGCCGACGGCTGCTGTAGTGCCGGTGCGCGAGCGCGAACAGAGCGAGACGGCCGAGACGGAAGCGGCGCCATCCCAACAGGCGTAG